The DNA segment TCACACTAAGGGTGCATTCATATAAGAAAATAGAAACCTGCTAGGTAGGCCTTGGTAAGATTTACAGCTGATGTGCTTTCCAAAGGTTCCATCCATTCAGTCTCACCAGTTCTCAAACCATCAGCAAGAGTCTGAAATAACAGGACTCGGATTTATTCAGTTGTTTCTTTGTGTATTGATGCTCAGTCACTCATCTCAGGTCACTGAAGGACTCAAACCTGAAGAAACTCCAGCTCCCTGTACATCTCGAACATCGGGCTTCTCATGTCCCCACTGGTTACTTTGATATTCTGCATGAGAACAAATATTCAGCGGAAATCATATTTTGGTAAAAAcactaaactttattttgaaatatgatgaaaaattCACATGTATGAAAAGTATTTTATGTAAGAGGAGCATTATATTCTCAGTGTAAAAGCAGCTTACCAGTGTAGCTgtagaagagagggggggggtctcGAGGACACTCTCCACATGACTCCATTTGAAATCCACTGTCACGCTGCTCTGTGACTCAATCACGGTGTTCTCAACAACAGTGGAGCCGAACAAGTGGAACCTGGCACTGCCTTTAATTCCCATCTAGAGGTAGAGACAGATGTAAGTGAAGAAATGTTCACTCACACTGACTGAAAAGAGAGGACGTACACTGCACACTTACCGAGGAGGGGTGATGCCTTTTCTTGTGCTCTTGTTTAAGCTCATCCAAGGTAATGAAAGTTCTTTTATCTATCGCTGCACCTAAAAACATTCAAGTCGGAATGAAACTAAATCTAAGAAGCATCAAAACCACACCGGAATTAATTATAAACAAATATTCACTAATACTGATAATGTTTCATGGGTGTTTTAATGAAAGAGGTATGGAGCAATTGAGTTATACCTTTGCAGGTAACGGAGTACAGTTTTACACCAGATACTTTGCTGCCGATGCAGACTGTCTCCGCCCCAAACCAGGTTGTTTTAGCAGGATCAGACATGTCGCATCGCACCCACAGAGGGTTTAACGCAGGGTTGTTGTCCACAGCTGACACATTAGCATTTTGAGCTAATGTGTACCAAGACAGTAACtgcctgtaaaaaaacattttggcaTGTCAGTTACAGTGTAGTAGACACAAAGGTTAGATTAACCTATTTGAACTTGCTTCATGTGAAGTTTCTTTGTATTGATTACCTTGCTTTCATGATTGTGAGCGGCTGTGGTCCCAGGTCTGTATTAAGTACACTAGCATCATTagcatcatcagcatcatcaccaGCGCAGTTTGAATTCTCAGTTATTTGATCTTCATCAGCTTCACTTGTTTTGGGGACCTtgtgaagaaagaaataaaaacgtGAGAACTGGTGAGAGGATTGAGAAGGGTGTATGGAAAAAAACGCACCAGTAGATACCTGCATCTTGAGTTACATCCAATGCTTTTACAACGGCTGAAcgatgtttgaaaatgttttaaccaTGATTGTCTTGCTTAGAATTAAGATCATGATTTTCTCCCGTTATTAGCAGTGTTTTCTTCTGGGTTcaatttccctttttgtttaaaaatttttttctctgcaacaaaatgttttatttgcttttctctcaCATGCTGTTTCACTGCTGGTTTCCTGCTGCCTTGTCATTGGTTGTCATACGGAGTGAGCAAAAGTAATGCAGCATTAACGGGTGCTTTAGCTTCTTTGGGAGAGATTGGGAACGAGTGTTTTGATGTAGCTGATCTCCgaaaataaaaatgcatcatACGTGTTGTCAGAAATGAGATCACATGTACGTGACAGTCAAGATCAGGATTTTGATACAATTAATCATGTAGCAATACAATGTTGCATTTGTGACACACATTAATGTGTAAAGTAGAGTTAACTGAATGGCTGTTAAACTGAGCATTTGATTTACATGTTACATTGTTACACTTTTCTGTGGCTTGCAGACACACAGTTTGTTTAGTGCATTAACGTTACTCACAGCTTTTTGACAAATGAAGACTGGCTGGTTACCACAGTACATATTCACCACAGCAACTCTGTCTCCATTCATCTTTAATATTTCGACGTCCTCCTGAAACAGATTCGGCATCAACATCAGTGATGCAGCAACcaatcattttcatcatcaataaATCGACACATTATTTTCTCGATGTATCGTTTCATCTATGAAATGAAACACCACTAGTGAAGAAAGCCAATTGCAACATCCTTGAGCTCAAGGTATTGTCACTAAACATCGTATTTTGTCAGACCAAACACTAAACGTAATAACAAGCATCTGACTTACATGATTAACATTATAAGACTTCGAGAATCAGCCTAATCTCAAATTTGAGAATATGGGACCATTGAAATATTGCATTTTGTATTAGAAATTACCTAAACTAcaaattgattatcaaaatagtttgCAATTCATTTCCTTTTAAGCTACTAAATGAGCAATCGACTCTTCTTTGCAGCTCTAATCATAAACATGCTGTAACATAGACATACAACGGAGCCCCTGAAGTCCCAaaagataatatatattttgatctTGTGTGCACACTGCACAAGATAAATAAGTTGTGCACACAGAGTTAATATCTGCGTAGTAAAGACACTAAGTTGCCTTTATAGCTTTTAAGACTTTGTTAATTTAAGTATTGTGATCGAGCCTGTTTTCCTTCAGTATGCGCAGCAGATGATTCCTGACgatcctgtgtctctgtgcaggaCAACTTCATAGTGTGACATTTccaggtgaaaataaaacttgataaACTGAGTTTTCTCCATGTTATGGTACAAATGTGGTGACTGTGTGAAACTCagtgattaaaacacaaacatcttctaTGAATAAATAGATGATGTTCCCACAAGATAAATATCTTGTGCACTACAGCATAATAACTTGTTCCCACAAGATAATAACTTAAcaagataaataatataatctTCTGGGACTTCAGGGGCTTCCGGGAAACACCGATCTGTGAcagattttacattaaataaaatgaaattaccTCGTGTGTAAATGGATGGTCGCTCCCCTCATCTTGAAGAGATCTGAAAACAGAAACCAATTCACTTCAGCGTTTTAGTGCTTCACCAACTGTCTAGTATCAACTTGACGTCAACGTTAGCTAAAGTATAGCTAATTTAATAACGTTTTAGATGATCAAACTCACCGGAGGATATTAAAGAACTCCTTTGCGCTGGATATCACCTTCGAGCTCATCGCTGAGTAACACAGCAGAGCTCCTGTCACCGCGCGAACTGCGGACAGAGCAGAGGAACGAGATCAAAACACTTAAACTCAAACTGACGAAAACTTTCTCCTGCTAATGTTGATGTTTTGAGTCTCGCGCGCTCGCTCTCAAACTGTGACGTCATGGGGTCAGAGGTAATCACcctgtcttttttaaatatacagaaaataaatgtataaatacgtATTTAAAAgggcacacacactctgggatATATAAAAATTAAATGTAAGCAAATTTAAAAACGTTCtgccaaaaaaagaaattggtTAAGAAAGTAGTTCGGTCTTTACGCCTCGCCTTCGCCAACATGGAGTAAAGAAGTAGTCCCAGGTGCAGCAGCAAACTTTGGAAGTTTTGTTAAAACCTGAGCgcttgaataataataaatggcatctttattattttatgcaCTGATTTGAGTTGTATCACTTGTCTTTCTCTAGGGTCAAGAAAAGTATAGTCGCGATAACGCGCTTGACGGAAGTAGTATGCTCCGAGGCGGAGGCATAAAGCATTCAAGGAGCTTCACCCACTTCCTTTTCACTGTGGCCGCCATAGCAAGAGGAGTGTGTTCCCCGGCGAGCCGAAAACTATCTAACGAAAATGGTGAGAATTAGGCTCATTTTGCCTTCAACCTACTTCACTATACGTATGTGTCATGTCGGTGTTTGTGCTCAGCGAAAATGGCCGCACGGTCTGTCCTTGTTTAGGCTTAAGTTCAGATTTAATTGAGCAGTGAACGTAGAAAGCTCCCGGCTAGCTAAGCTAACACGAGGAGCCATTTTGGATGAGTCGCTTCAGTTTCGCAGTTACACGTGTGGCTTCAGTGGCAGCGCGAGCACAAGCAGCCAGAAGTTACCACACATGTTCACTGCGGCTGTGTTTCTATTTAAGTAAACTAACCGGTGTCTGGTGCTTGTCTCTTCGTGCCCTAAGCAGTCACTGTTATTAACAATGAAAAGGTTTATGTTAAGATTACCTTGCTATGTCACATTAGCATACTTGCGCTAAGCTAAGGAAACCTCATTCTCCGGCCATTTGTAGTAATACGTGGCATCAATGAGCCTGACTTGTAACATGTGGCCATATTTGTTAACGTAAGGTAGGAAGGGGGTTTAATATAACAGCATAATGACTTTTTAAACCCGTGTTTTGTAGATAAATTCGTTTTCACGTGCTATCTGTCCTGATGGCCTGCAACCACAATACGTTTTCTGCAATACCTCATTCATTAAGATCAATCGCAACATGATATTACTGTGTTCACCGTAAattcatcagaatcagaaatactttattgatcccaggggggCAATCATGTAGCTGTCTGAAGTTTAACACTCGTTTCCGTTCTGCTTCCTAGGCCTGTGCCCGACCCCTGATATCGGTGTATACCGAGAAAGGAGAATCTTCCGGCAAAAATGTTGTCATGCCTGCCGTGTTCAAGGCTCCAATTCGCCCTGATGTTGTGAACTTTGTTCACACCAACATGCGCAAAAACAGCCGCCAGCCTTATGCCGTCAGTGAACTGGCCGGTGAGTATTTCACTTCATTACACTGACCTGGCATGTTGGACCAACTTGTTTTTGACAATGAGTAGCTTGTTGGTGTTCTTGGATAAAATGTGTTAGTGATTTAGATGTGTAATTGTGTATTACAGGTCACCAGACCAGCGCAGAGTCCTGGGGTACAGGAAGAGCTGTGGCCCGTATCCCCCGTGTGAGAGGTGGTGGTACTCACCGATCTGGCCAGGGTGCTTTTGGAAATGTATCCTTTTGGCCACAATAGAACCATTGCTGTTTTAACTCTCTTTGGTATCACTGAATGTGCCACTTGAGACGAAATTGTTAGACTTGCTATGATGGTGTAATTTGCGACTTACTCTGTGATCAGTGACAGATGCCTACTGTCATATGCTGGCACAGATGGCTGACGAACATTGAGTCTGAGCAGGTATTCAATACTTATGAATGTACTTATAATGTACATTAATGACTTATTAAACTCCGGCAGTTGTCAAACCTCCTTGACTATGGTTAAGATGTGTCGTGGAGGTCGCATGTTTGCCCCCACTAAGACTTGGCGTCGCTGGCACCGCAGGATCAACACAACCCAGAAGCGTTATGCCATCTGCTCTGCCCTGGCAGCTTCTGCTCTTCCTGCACTTGTGATGTCCAAAGGTAACATCAAGTAAACGTTTTTTGTAGATTTGCCAAAGTAGTGCATAGAGCCATAAAAATATTGCTGCAAATATTTTTTGGGTAGATATAAACGCTTAACTTGCCATGATGGTGTAATTTGCGTCTGATCCAGTGAACAGTGACGGTAGCCTGCTGTCTTTAAGCTGTCACTTGGTATTGATGTGCCTTAAATTCTGAGCAAGCGCTGGTAAAACCTGTATCTGAAAATTACAACCGATATATGTGTGCATCTTTAGTTgatattgatttttcttttgtctgttaGGACATCGCATTGAGGAAATCCCAGAGGTCCCACTGGTGGTTGAAGACAAAGTTGAGGGCTACAAGAAGACCAAGGAGGCTGTGCTCCTGCTGAAGAAGCTTAAAGCCTGGAATGATATCAAGAAGGTAATTTTACTTGGATCATAAGTGAAAGGATTTAAGGTTTCAACTATTGTGTGATCTTCAGAAGGGTGATAAGTCAGatttataattgtttttgtaCCCAAACCATGTCTAGAATTGTGGAAAAATGTACTTACTATACTCAAAGTTTTAGCTTTAATGATTTGTGATCATTAACATATTGTATGATCAATATAGGGACTATATAGTCTTTTTCTCAAACAGGAAATAACGTTGTACATGTACTGTTTTAGGTCTACTCCTCTCAGCGCATGCGTGCCGGTAAGGGTAAGATGAGGAACCGTCGAAGGATCCAACGCAAAGGGCCGTGCATCATCTACAACCAAGATGCTGGTGTCACCAAAGCCTTCAGAAATATCCCAGGTGTGATTGACTTTTGTATCTGATTATTGTCAATATTCTTTGCATTAAGGTTTGCTTAAACAATTTATAATCACTTggcttttatgtcttttttgAGTATTGACTTATCACAGGAACAGTATGTTTGATATTCACTGATATGAAATGAGAGTGATGCTTGTTAGTGGTATAGCCAGTGGCACTGTACtgtcttcaaacacaaaatatactGCTGTATTTATGTAGTGGTCCAAGTTTAAATTATAGAATTAGTCAATTTTGTGTTAACTGAACTGTCATTTCAATCATGTCAATTGGCATCATTAACTATAGCTTtaaatggggaaaaaacatgaaactctTAAGAAAAGATTCAAGATGAAGCCCCATCAGCCTCAGTGTTAAATCATTGCTTGTGCTGTAATCTGCAGGCATCACTCTGCAGAACGTGAACAAACTGAACCTCCTGAGGCTCGCCCCTGGTGGTCACGTTGGACGCTTCTGCATCTGGACTGAGAGCGCTTTCCGCAAGCTGGATGAGCTGTATGGCACCTGGCGTAAACCCGCCACCCTTAAACTGGGCTACAAGTGAGTGTTGAAGTAGTGTTTTCACCCTGTGGCACAAATCAAACTGGTTTTGAACATATTTCAGTGATGAGCTTCCACTTCATGGTCCGTGTTTTTGAATCTCTGTGATATTATAGAAGGTCTGAGTTCTGTTAACTTAAGACTGGTCCATTTCCTTAATATGTTGTTTCCATACATTAACATGCTGTCAATGTCCCTTCTTTCAGCCTCCCAATGCACAAGATGACCAACACAGACCTAAGCAGGATTCTTAAGAGTGAGGAGATCCAGAAAGCACTTTGTGCACCCAAGTAAGCACTACTCAGTTTataagttttaaatgtttcatggcTGGTCCAACATGATGAGTTACTACTTCAGGTCCGTGTTTCTGAACCCTGATAACAAAAGAAGTTCTGAGCGACGCTCTGGGCTAATTACAAACTTTGTTGTTTAGTAGGTCACAGTTAAGAATTGGTTTTATTGTCATTACAGCAAGAAGATCAACCGCAGAGTTCTGAAGAAGAATCCTCTGAAGAACTTGAGGATAATGCTCAAACTGAACCCTTACGCCAAGACAGCAAGACGTAATGCCATCCTCAAGCACGACCCTTCGGTAAGAAGTGCATCAGTTCAAGGTGGAAGCAAAAATCTTAGATGTCATCGATGTAACTAAAACATTGTTTCTTCCTTTAGATCAAGGCCAAGATGCTGAAACCCAAGAAGAAGCCTGGCAGGAAGGGAGCACCTAAAAAAGTCAAGGCATAAATTTATACTAAACAGACTTGAGTTCAGTGATAATAAAACAAGGATTTCAAATTTATGAGTCATTCAAAATTTTATTTCACAACACTTAACACAAAAGATTTGAATCTGTTGGTGCTGAAAGGACATTGAGGCAAAGAGGAATATCAAGCACAAAGGTTGAGCAGCGTTTAtagttaaatatttgaaaaaaagatggcTTTTCAGGCAGGCCTGCCATATTGCCCATGTAAGTGTTCCATACAGATAATTTCACTAGGCATGTAGGTTTATACAAGTAATATCGAACTATTGATCACACCTTTTTAAACCAATTGAATACTCAATATAAACATACAATTTACCCATAATACAAATCCAGTCAATAGAGGAACTTGGAAAATGGCGGAGCTGATCACATTGCAGTGCCGTGGGTGGGAGTCGCAGGCTGATGGAGTCCGATGGTGCTGCACAACCAGCCGACGAAGTCCACCTGCTCTGCCTCTGACTGCTTGATAAAGGGATGCACCTGGAGGAGGGAGTGTTAAACAGTGTCAGCTTGTCAAAGAGtagaaaacaaatcatcagAATGTTAATGCACACTCACCGTCAACTGTTTGATGTCGGCCCTCTCTGAAGGGTTTTTGATCAAACTGAAATGTTACGATGATAAACCTGTAAATGTAATGCATTTTCTCACCACCAGATGGCGATACGTTTAATGTGAACAATCCACTGGTGTTTGATAGCAGTGAAACACTTACCATTTGTTCACAAAGTCCTGAAATTCAGAGTTGAAAATCCCAGGTAGCTTTGGTGGAGGCTGAAAATTGTAGAGTAAATGTATAATCAGCACTGAATAAGTAAAATATGCCATCACACTGCAGACCAAGGCATTTGCACAACACACCAATGTACAGGTATGTTCATCAAGTCAAGCAGCATTCGTCTTACTGGTAAGTGTAAGATGAG comes from the Hippoglossus stenolepis isolate QCI-W04-F060 chromosome 5, HSTE1.2, whole genome shotgun sequence genome and includes:
- the zwilch gene encoding protein zwilch homolog; this encodes MSSKVISSAKEFFNILRSLQDEGSDHPFTHEEDVEILKMNGDRVAVVNMYCGNQPVFICQKAVPKTSEADEDQITENSNCAGDDADDANDASVLNTDLGPQPLTIMKARQLLSWYTLAQNANVSAVDNNPALNPLWVRCDMSDPAKTTWFGAETVCIGSKVSGVKLYSVTCKGAAIDKRTFITLDELKQEHKKRHHPSSMGIKGSARFHLFGSTVVENTVIESQSSVTVDFKWSHVESVLETPPLSSTATLNIKVTSGDMRSPMFEMYRELEFLQTLADGLRTGETEWMEPLESTSAVNLTKAYLAELQNTAKTLEDQAPNTTESTKIKCGTDTPIFNIFLERGDLDFVEQLWVHMRKSVTSYQDIGDCLKLVIEALRCGDIKPWIHRDSNSSLSKLILQSYHQQIDHVSLTGVTPVHMLLEMGLDKMRKDYINYLIGEELATLNHLCYYLSTEVDLQEQVIRLRKLHHLLEIIVTCSTFLSLPFDRLFLLTQSCLQHYKTIPYDEEHEFKLQIKPALISHFYQKEQPVLWGAEVFSGQGPREVRTSLQLSDRPLVDHVMLETDYPNETVNGDSEDPAFFSTMVCCSLVNFA
- the LOC118109513 gene encoding 60S ribosomal protein L4-B isoform X1, which gives rise to MACARPLISVYTEKGESSGKNVVMPAVFKAPIRPDVVNFVHTNMRKNSRQPYAVSELAGHQTSAESWGTGRAVARIPRVRGGGTHRSGQGAFGNMCRGGRMFAPTKTWRRWHRRINTTQKRYAICSALAASALPALVMSKGHRIEEIPEVPLVVEDKVEGYKKTKEAVLLLKKLKAWNDIKKVYSSQRMRAGKGKMRNRRRIQRKGPCIIYNQDAGVTKAFRNIPGITLQNVNKLNLLRLAPGGHVGRFCIWTESAFRKLDELYGTWRKPATLKLGYNLPMHKMTNTDLSRILKSEEIQKALCAPNKKINRRVLKKNPLKNLRIMLKLNPYAKTARRNAILKHDPSIKAKMLKPKKKPGRKGAPKKVKA